A window from Bacteroidales bacterium encodes these proteins:
- a CDS encoding gliding motility-associated C-terminal domain-containing protein: MMAGKRLISSILFFLIAFSFSSYAQLYDFEGSADAYRSTAYGEDTIFVFFSGNENKEMAATHSTDDTSDFLWKRFNRNTQEFDSLFVHKDTTLSKIRLDSLFAQGVLYRPAEGLRVEILNDNDSLETYNAWVIMDTIPDFGEIRIEENTCNTLWLAVDTFSMDYTYYDLSDSPPSTLTLPNNRNVLWEASEDVEIHSPNTLYSGYGDRLIGKIGNVPVMPYQDSDYTLTVSNVFENSRSKTIDNVEAKAVQAEFDVKKILDDGQVVDYNKREVNEALLDVTFENNSKNASDYDWVGFNDSLNILMGRDSILWSSEDQIPSETEIEPYTPGKYPVRLTVSNEHCMDSTTFYHIEVDSSRIDTTTIPNVFTPDNNGINDYFVLPKKSNVTGGRRGVVSMKWIEVSVFNRSGELVYRFDGKPEDWQGWDGKVRNSNRDAAEGTYIYVIKGRGYDGVMHEDRQYSGFLYLFREN, translated from the coding sequence ATGATGGCCGGAAAAAGACTCATCTCAAGTATTTTATTTTTTCTGATCGCGTTTTCCTTTTCTTCTTATGCCCAGTTGTACGATTTTGAAGGCAGTGCTGATGCCTATAGGTCTACCGCATATGGGGAAGACACCATTTTTGTTTTTTTCTCCGGGAATGAGAACAAGGAAATGGCGGCAACCCATTCCACAGATGATACTTCGGATTTCCTATGGAAACGTTTTAACAGAAATACCCAGGAATTCGATTCGCTCTTCGTTCATAAGGATACTACCTTGTCAAAAATCAGGCTGGATTCTCTATTTGCTCAGGGAGTACTTTACCGGCCTGCAGAAGGATTGCGTGTAGAGATTTTAAATGACAATGACAGTTTGGAAACTTACAATGCCTGGGTGATAATGGACACCATTCCGGATTTCGGAGAAATCAGAATAGAAGAGAATACCTGCAATACCCTCTGGCTGGCAGTGGATACTTTTAGCATGGATTATACCTATTATGACCTCAGTGATTCGCCCCCCAGCACCCTGACCCTCCCCAATAATCGCAATGTACTCTGGGAAGCCAGTGAAGATGTGGAAATTCACAGTCCAAATACGCTATACTCCGGATATGGGGATCGTTTGATTGGTAAAATCGGCAATGTCCCTGTCATGCCTTACCAGGATTCCGATTATACCCTCACGGTGAGCAATGTTTTTGAGAACAGCCGTTCAAAAACAATTGATAATGTAGAGGCCAAAGCAGTTCAAGCGGAGTTTGATGTAAAAAAGATATTGGATGACGGCCAGGTGGTGGATTATAATAAGCGTGAAGTGAATGAGGCGCTGTTGGATGTGACTTTTGAAAACAATTCCAAAAATGCCTCGGATTATGACTGGGTGGGATTCAATGATTCATTAAATATACTCATGGGCCGCGACAGCATTCTCTGGAGTTCGGAAGATCAAATTCCTTCTGAAACTGAGATTGAACCGTACACACCCGGAAAATACCCGGTACGTCTTACAGTGAGTAATGAGCATTGCATGGACAGTACCACCTTTTATCATATTGAAGTGGATTCTTCGAGAATTGATACTACCACCATACCCAATGTCTTCACTCCCGACAACAATGGGATAAATGATTACTTTGTGCTGCCCAAGAAAAGCAATGTAACAGGTGGCAGGAGGGGTGTGGTATCCATGAAATGGATAGAGGTTTCTGTCTTCAACCGTTCCGGTGAGCTGGTATACCGTTTTGATGGTAAACCTGAAGACTGGCAAGGCTGGGATGGAAAAGTCAGGAACAGCAACCGTGATGCGGCGGAAGGGACTTATATCTATGTGATTAAGGGCAGGGGATATGATGGTGTCATGCACGAGGACAGGCAATATTCGGGATTCCTGTACCTTTTCCGTGAAAATTAA
- a CDS encoding nucleotide exchange factor GrpE, whose product MKSEEKKNQEQLNTEETQEQTQQQAQEEQGKETIAQETTEETSQGKEKQKGASQKKEKSKKKEGKKSAEDKEKKEQEQEQKQEEAEAQQEEEKKEEKSDKEKLAELQDKYLRLTAEYDNYRKRTLKEKMELTKSAGEDILKGLLPIMDDFERALQSIDEAGDIQAVKDGVYLIYNKFKDFLNQQGVKEIEAQDKDFDTDKHEAVSKVPAQNEELKGKVVDVVQKGYYLNDKVLRYAKVVVGE is encoded by the coding sequence ATGAAATCAGAAGAAAAGAAAAATCAGGAACAACTCAATACAGAAGAAACACAGGAACAAACGCAACAGCAGGCCCAGGAAGAGCAAGGTAAAGAAACGATAGCACAGGAAACAACTGAGGAGACAAGTCAGGGAAAAGAAAAACAAAAAGGTGCTTCGCAGAAAAAGGAAAAATCCAAAAAGAAAGAGGGCAAAAAATCTGCTGAGGATAAAGAGAAAAAGGAACAGGAACAGGAACAGAAGCAAGAAGAAGCGGAAGCACAACAGGAAGAAGAAAAGAAAGAAGAAAAATCAGATAAAGAAAAACTGGCAGAACTTCAGGATAAATATCTCAGATTAACAGCAGAATACGACAACTACAGGAAAAGAACCCTCAAAGAAAAGATGGAGCTCACAAAATCGGCAGGGGAAGATATTCTGAAAGGATTGCTTCCCATTATGGATGATTTTGAGCGTGCGCTTCAGTCAATTGATGAGGCTGGAGACATCCAGGCCGTTAAAGATGGTGTTTATCTGATATATAACAAATTCAAAGATTTCTTGAATCAACAGGGTGTCAAGGAAATAGAAGCACAAGACAAGGATTTTGACACCGACAAGCACGAAGCCGTTTCAAAGGTTCCCGCACAAAATGAGGAGCTGAAGGGTAAAGTAGTAGATGTAGTGCAAAAAGGATATTATTTGAACGATAAAGTATTAAGATACGCCAAAGTCGTTGTAGGAGAATAG
- a CDS encoding DUF4290 domain-containing protein translates to MEYNTSKKQLILPEYGRNILKLVEYCKTIKDREERNRMAQSIIEIMSSMYPHFKDIADFKHKLWDHLLIMAEYELDIDSPYEAPPKETLRSEPDPVPYNNKEIKYKHYGKIIEKLIQKATEFEEGEEKKALIETIGNQMKKNYISWNKDSVSDEQIFNDIEKLSDGKIKVDREKVKLAGAKDIVSKLKKKRNPKKGKNSNNHHQKSH, encoded by the coding sequence ATGGAGTATAATACAAGCAAAAAACAATTGATCTTACCGGAGTATGGGAGAAACATCCTGAAGCTGGTAGAATATTGCAAGACAATCAAAGACAGGGAGGAACGGAACAGGATGGCTCAATCTATTATTGAGATCATGAGTAGCATGTATCCACACTTCAAGGATATAGCCGACTTCAAACATAAACTCTGGGACCACCTCCTCATTATGGCCGAGTATGAACTGGATATTGACTCTCCTTATGAAGCTCCTCCAAAGGAAACCTTAAGAAGTGAGCCCGATCCCGTTCCCTATAACAACAAAGAGATAAAATACAAGCATTACGGAAAAATCATAGAAAAACTGATTCAAAAGGCTACAGAGTTTGAAGAAGGGGAAGAAAAGAAGGCACTTATTGAAACCATAGGCAATCAGATGAAGAAAAACTACATCTCCTGGAACAAGGACAGCGTAAGCGATGAACAAATATTTAATGATATAGAGAAACTTTCAGATGGAAAAATCAAGGTGGACCGGGAAAAAGTCAAACTGGCGGGCGCCAAGGACATAGTCAGTAAACTTAAAAAGAAACGAAACCCCAAAAAAGGGAAAAACAGCAACAATCACCATCAAAAATCCCATTGA
- the murA gene encoding UDP-N-acetylglucosamine 1-carboxyvinyltransferase, with protein sequence MGSFIIRGGKTLKGEINPQGAKNEALQVICATLLTPEKVTIHNIPNIRDVNKLLDLIKCLGVTVTRESNSTYSFKAESINFDYLQTTEFTEKAEGLRGSIMIMGPLLSRFGKGYIPKPGGDKIGRRRLDIHFQGFEKLGASFIYNHTSNFYTIEGARLKGNYMLLEEASVTGTANIIMTASMAEGTTTIYNAACEPYVQQLCHMLNRMGASITGIGSNLVTIKGVGELKGCSHHILPDMIEVGSFIGIAAMTQSELTIKNVSYDNLGIIPQSFRRLGIEVQRNGDDIYIPKHEHYEIETFIDGSIMTIADAPWPGLTPDLLSVILVIASQARGSVLIHQKMFESRLFFVDKLIDMGAQIILCDPHRATVIGQDHQIRLRPTKMTSPDIRAGVALLIAALYADGTSTIHNIDQIDRGYENIDTRLNQIGADIQRTD encoded by the coding sequence ATGGGTTCATTTATCATCCGTGGAGGCAAAACCCTAAAGGGAGAGATCAATCCACAAGGGGCCAAAAATGAAGCGCTTCAGGTAATCTGTGCTACACTCCTTACTCCTGAGAAAGTAACCATCCACAATATACCCAACATCAGGGATGTCAATAAACTGCTTGATCTGATCAAGTGTCTGGGGGTGACGGTAACCAGGGAATCCAACTCTACTTACAGCTTTAAAGCTGAGAGCATCAACTTTGATTATTTGCAGACCACAGAATTTACAGAAAAAGCAGAAGGTCTGAGAGGTTCAATAATGATCATGGGACCTTTGCTATCCCGGTTTGGAAAAGGATATATCCCCAAACCCGGCGGAGACAAAATAGGAAGAAGGCGGCTGGACATTCATTTTCAGGGATTCGAAAAACTGGGAGCCAGCTTTATATATAACCATACAAGCAACTTTTATACCATAGAAGGCGCCCGTTTGAAGGGCAATTATATGCTGCTTGAAGAAGCGTCAGTGACAGGCACGGCCAACATCATCATGACCGCTTCCATGGCAGAGGGAACCACCACCATATACAATGCAGCATGTGAACCTTACGTACAACAACTCTGCCACATGCTTAACCGAATGGGTGCCTCCATTACCGGGATCGGTTCAAATCTGGTAACAATTAAAGGTGTAGGGGAACTAAAAGGCTGCTCACACCATATTCTCCCTGATATGATCGAAGTGGGCAGTTTCATTGGCATAGCCGCAATGACCCAATCGGAATTAACCATCAAAAATGTTTCATACGATAATCTGGGTATCATCCCCCAGTCTTTCAGAAGACTGGGAATAGAAGTCCAAAGAAATGGAGATGACATTTACATTCCCAAACACGAACATTACGAGATTGAAACATTCATAGACGGTTCGATCATGACCATTGCCGATGCGCCCTGGCCGGGCCTGACTCCCGACCTGCTTAGCGTAATTTTGGTGATTGCATCCCAGGCCCGGGGAAGTGTGCTGATCCACCAAAAAATGTTTGAAAGCAGGCTCTTCTTTGTAGACAAGCTCATAGACATGGGTGCCCAGATTATTCTCTGCGATCCTCACAGAGCAACAGTAATAGGTCAGGACCATCAGATCAGACTGCGCCCTACCAAAATGACCTCCCCCGATATAAGAGCCGGAGTGGCGCTACTCATTGCTGCACTCTATGCTGATGGTACCAGCACCATTCATAATATCGACCAAATTGACCGTGGATATGAAAATATCGATACACGGCTGAACCAGATTGGAGCTGACATCCAAAGGACGGACTAA
- a CDS encoding UvrD-helicase domain-containing protein, which translates to MEDFLKQLNQAQKEAVKNYQGPSLVIAGAGSGKTRVLTYRIAYLLKKGVKPWNILALTFTNKAASEMKERIAEMVDEESARKLWMGTFHSVFSRILRLESRATGYSKNYTIYDSVDSKNLVRKIIRELSLDEKVYKPNQVLGRISTAKNNLITSQSYSNSPDITQQDENSRRPRIADIYRIYSSRCRKADAMDFDDLLLNTNILFRDHPEILKKYQDKFHYVLVDEYQDTNFAQYLIVKKLSQKFRNLCVVGDDAQSIYSFRGAKIENILNFQKDFQDARLFKLEQNYRSTRTIVDAANSMIRKNENQIHKNVFSEQQQGDKIEVLSSFTDTEEAYNIARSISDKINSEGYDYGDFAILYRTNAQSRNFEEAFRKFDLPYKVYGGISFYQRKEIKDMLAYLRLSINFKDEEGLLRIINYPARGIGKTTLGKIQSYADEHALNIWDVLENLEEYPIDLNKNTAGKIRKFTEMIKEFSRLAIEEDAYQAALTIAEKSGIINDLKNAGTLQEQNKFENVQEILNGIKDFTERYQGEEIPTLEEYIQNVSLLTNADNEGEEDINKITIMTMHSAKGLEFKNVYLAGIEEGLFPSKMSMNSDKELEEERRLFYVALTRAEEKAILSYANNRYKWGVSNKSRPSRFIYEIDPQHMIFPDFESGANGEGETEDMKTGTAFTHGVNASPKNPNLKKIGRRPKGEQPQTEYKGELQVGMKVEHDRFGKGKILNIEGGPPNTKATIFFNEHGQKQLLLKFAKLKIIS; encoded by the coding sequence TTGGAAGATTTTCTAAAGCAACTGAATCAAGCACAAAAAGAAGCTGTAAAAAACTATCAGGGACCCTCCCTGGTTATAGCAGGAGCCGGTTCAGGGAAGACAAGGGTTTTAACCTACCGTATAGCTTATCTACTGAAAAAAGGCGTAAAACCCTGGAATATCCTTGCACTGACCTTTACCAATAAGGCAGCCTCAGAGATGAAAGAAAGAATAGCCGAGATGGTGGATGAAGAATCGGCGCGTAAATTATGGATGGGGACTTTTCATTCCGTATTCTCAAGGATTCTCAGGCTGGAATCCCGGGCTACCGGTTATTCGAAAAACTATACCATTTATGACAGCGTTGATTCAAAAAACCTGGTAAGAAAGATTATCAGGGAACTGAGCCTGGACGAAAAGGTATATAAGCCCAATCAGGTGCTGGGGAGAATATCTACGGCAAAAAACAACCTGATTACCAGTCAGTCATATTCCAACAGTCCAGATATCACCCAGCAGGATGAAAACTCAAGAAGGCCACGCATTGCGGACATATACCGCATTTACTCTTCACGCTGCCGAAAAGCAGATGCCATGGATTTCGACGACCTGCTGCTAAACACCAATATTTTATTCAGGGATCATCCCGAAATTTTAAAAAAGTACCAGGACAAATTTCACTATGTGCTTGTGGATGAATACCAGGATACCAATTTTGCCCAGTACCTGATCGTCAAAAAACTTTCCCAAAAATTTAGAAACCTTTGCGTAGTAGGCGATGATGCTCAAAGCATTTACTCTTTCAGGGGAGCAAAAATCGAAAACATTCTGAATTTCCAAAAGGATTTTCAGGATGCCCGGCTGTTTAAGCTGGAACAAAACTACCGCTCCACCAGGACCATTGTGGATGCTGCCAACAGCATGATCCGCAAAAATGAAAATCAAATTCACAAGAATGTATTCTCTGAGCAGCAACAAGGGGATAAGATCGAAGTATTATCATCGTTTACCGATACCGAGGAAGCCTATAACATTGCACGGTCTATCAGTGACAAAATCAACAGCGAAGGCTACGATTACGGGGATTTTGCCATTCTTTACAGAACCAATGCCCAATCGCGAAATTTCGAAGAGGCGTTCAGAAAATTTGACCTGCCCTATAAGGTTTATGGCGGAATCTCCTTCTATCAGCGAAAGGAGATCAAGGATATGCTGGCTTATTTAAGGCTCAGCATAAACTTTAAGGATGAAGAAGGCTTATTGAGAATCATCAATTATCCGGCACGGGGTATTGGTAAAACAACTTTGGGGAAAATTCAAAGCTATGCGGACGAACACGCTCTGAATATCTGGGATGTGTTGGAAAACTTAGAAGAATATCCGATCGACCTTAACAAGAATACAGCAGGCAAGATCAGAAAATTCACCGAAATGATAAAGGAATTCAGCAGGCTTGCCATAGAAGAGGATGCTTATCAGGCTGCCCTAACAATTGCTGAAAAATCAGGAATTATCAATGACCTGAAAAATGCCGGAACCTTGCAGGAACAAAATAAATTTGAAAATGTACAGGAAATATTGAACGGAATAAAGGATTTTACTGAGCGTTATCAGGGCGAAGAGATACCAACTTTGGAAGAATACATTCAAAATGTTTCCTTGCTGACAAACGCCGACAATGAAGGAGAAGAAGACATTAACAAAATTACGATCATGACCATGCATTCAGCAAAAGGTCTGGAATTCAAGAATGTTTATCTGGCAGGTATTGAGGAGGGGTTATTTCCGTCAAAGATGTCTATGAACAGTGACAAAGAACTGGAGGAAGAAAGAAGGCTCTTTTATGTTGCGCTAACGCGGGCGGAAGAGAAAGCCATACTAAGCTATGCAAACAACCGTTATAAATGGGGTGTATCAAATAAATCGCGTCCAAGCAGATTCATTTACGAGATTGATCCGCAACATATGATTTTTCCTGACTTTGAATCGGGTGCGAACGGGGAAGGCGAAACTGAGGATATGAAAACGGGAACAGCATTTACCCATGGTGTGAACGCCTCGCCCAAAAATCCCAACCTGAAGAAAATAGGCAGAAGACCAAAGGGTGAACAACCTCAAACCGAGTATAAAGGAGAGCTTCAGGTAGGCATGAAAGTGGAACATGACCGTTTTGGCAAGGGAAAGATTCTCAATATTGAGGGAGGGCCGCCTAATACCAAAGCCACTATATTTTTCAATGAACATGGTCAAAAACAATTGCTTCTGAAATTTGCCAAACTAAAAATAATATCCTGA
- a CDS encoding saccharopine dehydrogenase NADP-binding domain-containing protein — protein sequence MKKKITVLGTGMVGKAIVADLSEKYQVTAVDVDEKALNYCHEKYGVKPIQKYLNNPQNIKEVVTDADYVVSAVPGFMGYNTLEAVIESGKDVVDISFMPEDFMQLDEKAKQNGVTAIADCGVAPGMPNIILGFHSHEMQVERFEYMVGGLPKERKFPFDYKAPFSPIDVLEEYFRPARIKEYGDLVTKPAMSDAEMVYFRNIGHLEAFNTDGLRSLLKTMSHIPHMKEKTLRYPGHIRMIEALKQSGFFDKQEINVGDQKVRPIDVTNKVLMREWELKPEEEEFTIMRVTMEGTTNKERSRFIYDMYDEYNKETGLSSMGRTTGFTATAVINLLDEKQCKLKGVQPPEILGKEKEFFPFIMNYLRERGIYYYMSVERLP from the coding sequence ATGAAAAAGAAAATAACTGTTCTGGGTACAGGAATGGTTGGAAAAGCAATCGTCGCCGATCTTTCCGAAAAATACCAGGTAACTGCCGTAGATGTTGACGAAAAGGCTTTAAACTACTGCCATGAAAAGTATGGAGTAAAACCCATACAAAAATACTTAAATAACCCCCAAAATATTAAAGAAGTAGTGACGGACGCTGACTATGTGGTTTCCGCCGTGCCTGGATTTATGGGCTACAATACGCTGGAAGCAGTCATTGAAAGCGGAAAAGATGTGGTGGATATCTCATTCATGCCCGAAGATTTTATGCAGCTTGATGAAAAGGCAAAACAAAATGGTGTTACAGCCATTGCGGATTGCGGTGTGGCACCGGGAATGCCCAACATCATTCTGGGGTTTCACAGCCATGAGATGCAAGTGGAACGCTTCGAATATATGGTAGGCGGCTTACCAAAAGAACGCAAATTTCCATTCGATTACAAAGCCCCTTTTTCTCCCATTGATGTGCTGGAAGAATATTTTCGCCCGGCCAGGATCAAAGAGTACGGAGATCTGGTTACCAAACCAGCCATGAGTGATGCCGAAATGGTATACTTCAGAAACATAGGTCACCTGGAGGCTTTCAACACGGACGGGCTTCGCTCCCTGCTTAAAACCATGAGCCACATTCCCCACATGAAAGAGAAGACACTCCGTTATCCGGGGCATATCCGAATGATAGAAGCCCTTAAACAATCGGGTTTCTTTGACAAACAAGAGATCAACGTAGGGGATCAGAAGGTCCGACCCATTGATGTAACCAACAAGGTATTGATGCGCGAATGGGAGCTTAAACCGGAAGAAGAAGAGTTTACTATAATGCGTGTAACCATGGAAGGGACCACGAATAAGGAGCGTTCCCGGTTTATTTACGATATGTATGATGAATACAACAAAGAAACCGGTCTGAGTTCGATGGGAAGGACAACAGGATTCACTGCAACAGCAGTCATTAACCTGCTCGATGAAAAACAATGTAAATTAAAAGGGGTCCAACCCCCTGAAATTTTAGGCAAGGAAAAGGAATTTTTCCCATTCATTATGAACTATCTGAGAGAAAGAGGTATTTATTATTACATGAGCGTAGAAAGACTACCTTAA
- the dnaJ gene encoding molecular chaperone DnaJ, producing MAGEKDYYEILGVSRDASQEEIKKAYRKMAIKHHPDKNPGDKEAERKFKEAAEAYEVLGNPDKRKKYDRFGHAGVKGGAGAGSSGGFHGGGMTIEDIFEQFGDIFGGGFGSAFSGFGGFGDFGETTGRRRRSRKTSKGSNIRVKVALTLEEIAKGVNKKLKLNKYIQCDACNGTGAENASSSAYSTCPTCKGSGQVTQVTNTFLGQMQTTSSCPQCGGEGRILHNKCTKCHGEGIVKGNEVVSVDIPAGVAEGMQMTVSGKGNAARRGGINGDLIVLIEEKEHPYFTRDGNDLIYGLYISFPTAAMGGPVEVPTLDGKVKIKVEPGTQPGKILRLRGKGLPEVNGYGKGDLLVNVNVWVPKNLTKEEKKMMETMEHSSNFQPNPDETDKTFFEKMKAFFE from the coding sequence ATGGCTGGTGAAAAAGATTATTATGAAATATTAGGTGTTTCTAGGGATGCTTCCCAGGAGGAAATTAAGAAAGCCTACCGCAAGATGGCGATCAAACATCATCCGGACAAAAATCCCGGAGATAAAGAGGCGGAAAGAAAGTTCAAGGAAGCAGCCGAGGCATACGAAGTATTGGGCAATCCGGATAAACGTAAAAAATATGATCGGTTTGGTCATGCCGGAGTAAAAGGTGGAGCCGGCGCCGGTAGTAGCGGTGGCTTTCATGGAGGTGGTATGACCATCGAAGACATCTTTGAACAGTTTGGTGACATCTTTGGCGGAGGTTTCGGTAGTGCCTTTAGTGGTTTCGGTGGTTTTGGAGATTTCGGCGAAACTACCGGCAGAAGAAGGAGAAGCCGAAAAACCAGCAAGGGATCCAATATACGAGTAAAGGTGGCTTTAACCCTGGAGGAAATCGCAAAAGGAGTCAACAAAAAACTGAAGCTCAATAAGTACATACAATGCGATGCCTGTAACGGAACAGGGGCGGAAAATGCTTCATCATCAGCTTACAGTACATGCCCAACCTGCAAAGGATCAGGACAGGTAACACAGGTTACCAATACCTTTTTGGGTCAGATGCAAACCACCTCAAGTTGTCCGCAATGCGGAGGTGAAGGCAGGATACTGCATAACAAATGCACCAAGTGTCATGGCGAAGGAATTGTCAAAGGAAATGAGGTTGTTTCCGTTGATATACCGGCAGGCGTAGCAGAAGGAATGCAGATGACCGTCAGCGGAAAAGGAAACGCAGCCAGACGAGGCGGTATTAACGGCGATCTGATCGTCCTGATTGAGGAGAAAGAGCATCCTTACTTCACCCGCGACGGAAATGATCTGATATACGGACTTTATATCAGTTTCCCTACTGCTGCAATGGGAGGGCCTGTAGAAGTCCCCACATTGGATGGTAAGGTTAAGATCAAAGTAGAACCCGGCACGCAGCCTGGTAAGATACTGCGCCTCCGCGGAAAAGGCCTGCCTGAAGTAAATGGTTACGGTAAGGGAGATCTGCTGGTGAACGTCAATGTATGGGTTCCCAAAAATCTCACCAAAGAAGAGAAAAAAATGATGGAAACCATGGAGCATTCTTCCAATTTCCAACCGAACCCGGATGAAACGGACAAGACCTTCTTTGAAAAGATGAAGGCATTCTTCGAATAG
- a CDS encoding elongation factor G — translation MKIYHTNQIRNIVLLGNAGSGKTTLSEDMLYEGGVTHRKGTIQGKNTVSDYNQVEQESLNSVYSSILYTEFKDHKINVLDAPGGDEFIGQVVAGFNAADSGMMVINAQSGVEVGTEIHSRYCERHNMPFVFVVNHLDHEKANFEKTLENIRQNFGSKAAVAQYPVNAGLSFDSIIDVVKMKMYKYNPDKQVTEEHEIPDDQKDQAEHYHNELIEAAAENDESLMEIFFEKDTLSEEEMMKGIKEGLAQQGIFPIFCTAAGKGIGVQRLMEFIINSCPSPTERETPKTQDGTEVEFDPDGSVSLFFFKTFNEPHIGDINYFKVMSGTLQEGMDLVNAITQSKERLSQLYVTAGKHREKVSKLMAGDIGAAVKLKDTKLNHTLNQPKINYKFPSIEFPEPKYRSAIRAVNESDEEKLGEELNKMQQIDPTLQVEYSKELKQIILHGQGEHQLNILKWHLDNISKIETEFLPPKIPYRETITKVAQASHRHKKQSGGAGQFGEVYLVIEPHKEDAPDPQSYKVNGMDISLSIRDRQEHELEWGGKLIFYNCIVGGAIDAKFMPAILKGIMEKMENGPLTGSYARDIRVAVYDGKMHPVDSNEVSFKTAGRTAFEKAFKDANPKIMEPIYRIEVLVPSDRMGDVMSDLQGRRAMVEGMDSERGFEKIKAKVPLSEMHKYSTSLGSLTGGRATYTMKFSEYQQVPPEIQEKLIKEFEAKKEEEKG, via the coding sequence ATGAAAATCTATCACACCAATCAAATCAGAAATATTGTTCTACTGGGAAATGCCGGAAGCGGTAAAACCACTCTGAGCGAAGACATGCTCTATGAAGGCGGTGTCACTCACCGGAAAGGAACCATTCAGGGCAAAAACACAGTATCAGATTATAACCAGGTGGAACAGGAAAGCCTCAACTCCGTTTATTCCTCCATACTGTATACGGAATTTAAGGACCACAAAATTAATGTTCTTGATGCACCGGGTGGGGATGAATTCATAGGTCAAGTGGTAGCCGGATTCAATGCTGCGGATTCGGGGATGATGGTAATCAATGCGCAAAGCGGCGTTGAAGTGGGAACAGAGATCCACAGCCGTTATTGCGAGCGCCATAACATGCCCTTTGTTTTCGTGGTGAACCACTTGGATCATGAGAAAGCCAACTTTGAAAAAACGCTGGAAAACATCCGGCAAAATTTCGGAAGCAAGGCAGCAGTAGCTCAATATCCGGTAAATGCAGGACTAAGTTTCGACTCAATCATCGACGTAGTCAAAATGAAAATGTATAAATACAATCCGGATAAACAGGTTACGGAAGAACATGAGATTCCTGATGACCAGAAGGATCAGGCAGAACATTACCACAATGAACTGATCGAAGCTGCGGCAGAAAATGACGAAAGCCTGATGGAGATATTCTTTGAGAAAGATACACTAAGCGAAGAAGAAATGATGAAAGGGATCAAAGAAGGGCTGGCCCAACAGGGAATATTTCCAATCTTCTGCACAGCAGCCGGTAAAGGCATTGGAGTGCAACGGCTAATGGAATTCATTATAAACTCCTGCCCCTCTCCTACCGAACGAGAAACTCCCAAAACCCAGGACGGAACCGAAGTTGAATTTGATCCCGACGGATCCGTGTCCCTGTTTTTCTTCAAAACATTCAATGAGCCGCACATTGGCGACATCAATTATTTTAAGGTCATGTCAGGAACATTGCAAGAAGGCATGGACCTGGTCAATGCCATTACCCAAAGCAAGGAAAGGTTATCTCAACTCTATGTCACGGCAGGTAAGCATAGGGAAAAAGTAAGCAAACTAATGGCCGGAGACATTGGAGCTGCAGTAAAATTAAAAGACACAAAGCTCAACCATACACTAAACCAGCCAAAAATTAACTATAAGTTCCCTTCTATTGAATTCCCGGAACCCAAGTATCGCTCAGCCATAAGAGCAGTGAATGAATCGGATGAAGAAAAGCTGGGAGAAGAGCTTAACAAGATGCAGCAGATTGATCCAACCCTCCAGGTGGAATATTCCAAAGAACTAAAGCAAATCATCCTCCATGGTCAGGGCGAACACCAATTGAATATCCTGAAATGGCATCTGGACAACATATCAAAAATCGAAACAGAATTCCTTCCCCCCAAGATACCCTATCGGGAAACCATCACCAAAGTGGCTCAGGCCAGTCATCGACACAAGAAACAATCGGGTGGTGCAGGCCAGTTTGGTGAAGTTTACCTGGTGATAGAACCCCATAAGGAAGATGCACCGGATCCCCAATCCTATAAGGTAAACGGGATGGATATATCTCTTAGCATTCGTGACAGACAGGAGCATGAACTTGAATGGGGCGGAAAACTGATCTTTTATAACTGCATTGTAGGTGGCGCCATTGATGCCAAATTCATGCCCGCCATACTGAAAGGAATCATGGAAAAAATGGAAAACGGACCATTGACTGGCTCCTATGCCCGCGATATAAGAGTTGCCGTATATGACGGAAAAATGCATCCCGTGGATTCCAATGAGGTATCATTTAAAACCGCCGGACGAACCGCATTTGAAAAAGCTTTTAAAGATGCCAATCCAAAGATCATGGAACCCATTTACAGAATTGAAGTCCTTGTACCAAGCGACAGAATGGGCGATGTAATGAGCGACCTGCAGGGAAGAAGGGCTATGGTAGAGGGAATGGACAGTGAAAGAGGTTTTGAAAAGATCAAAGCCAAAGTGCCCCTTTCAGAAATGCACAAATACAGCACTTCACTGGGTTCGCTCACCGGCGGACGCGCTACCTATACTATGAAATTTTCAGAGTACCAGCAAGTGCCACCGGAAATCCAGGAGAAACTAATCAAAGAATTCGAGGCAAAAAAGGAGGAAGAAAAGGGCTAA